Proteins encoded by one window of Pelecanus crispus isolate bPelCri1 chromosome 8, bPelCri1.pri, whole genome shotgun sequence:
- the ENKD1 gene encoding enkurin domain-containing protein 1: MCEGPSRISGPIPPDPTLIPDYYKRPFSARGRLEGNAQKLDFTSGPLDLPAPRIRPSGKDFLEKGQKGTLSLLLQLEGISLGGGLPVKRKGSKDHEKENMRRIKEIQKKCKEKERAQEHSHPKPVKALWKSQKYENVESKVKAKLQESSPPANPEAVKFLRAYSRCGPGIKPCRLLSPRPARTKAEADTEGKSIDFIKHNACNAKRAPLRRSQSLQALAELLEQKHREQEEYNAKQKGHIPQYLLERKELWRRQMEERLQNLPDPDTPPGHSMMPEGQRLETLGNLKQSQEQLIKDLVMLPVHADTLSMQKRQVDLERKLSQIEEAIKIFSRPKVFIKLDS; this comes from the exons ATGTGTGAAGGGCCGTCAAGGATTTCTGGACCCATTCCTCCAGACCCTACACTCATTCCAGACTATTACAAACGCCCCTTCTCAG ctCGAGGGAGGCTGGAAGGGAATGCTCAGAAGCTGGATTTTACCTCTGGCCCCCTGGACCTA CCAGCCCCTCGCATTCGCCCCAGTGGAAAGGACTTTCTGGAGAAGGGACAGAAGGGGACGCTCAGTCTCTTACTGCAGCTCGAAGGGATCTCCCTTGGCGGAGGGCTGCCAGTCAAGA GGAAAGGGTCCAAGGACCACGAGAAGGAAAACATGAGGCGAATAAAGGAGATTCAGAAGAAGTGCAAAGAGAAGGAGCGAGCTCAAGAGCACAGCCATCCCAAGCCTGTGAAAGCTCTGTGGAAATCCCAGAAATACGAAAATGTGGAGTCAAAGGTGAAGGCCAAACTGCAG GAGAGCTCTCCACCTGCAAATCCAGAGGCTGTGAAATTCCTGAGGGCATATTCTCGCTGTGGTCCTGGGATCAAGCCGTGCAGGCTGCTCTCCCCAAGGCCTGCCAGAACGAAAGCAGAGGCAGACACAGAG GGCAAGAGCATTGACTTCATTAAGCACAATGCTTGCAACGCCAAGCGGGCCCCACTGCGGCGCTCCCAGTCCTTGCAGGcgctggctgagctgctggaaCAGAAGCACCGGGAGCAGGAGGAGTACAACGCCAAGCAAAAGGGTCACATCCCCCAGTA CCtgctggagaggaaggagcTGTGGCGCAGACAGATGGAGGAGCGGCTGCAAAACCTGCCAGATCCCGACACGCCACCTGGTCATAGCATGATGCCGGAGGGCCAGCGACTGGAGACCCTTGGCAATCTGAAGCAGa GCCAGGAGCAGCTGATAAAGGACCTGGTGATGCTTCCAGTGCACGCAGACACCCTCAGCATGCAGAAGAGGCAGGTAGACCTGGAGAGGAAGCTCTCCCAGATAGAAGAGGCCATCAAAATTTTCTCGAGGCCCAAGGTCTTCATCAAGCTGGACTCCTGa
- the PARD6A gene encoding partitioning defective 6 homolog alpha, whose amino-acid sequence MAKHHRTPARSAEPVIEVKSKFDAEFRRFAMKRSGAGSFQDFYRLLQTVHQIPRVDVFLGYTDIHGDLLPINNDDNYHKALSSANPLLRVIIQKKAESDASVFASNSLQRKKKGLLRPTHYRAKPHLLIGMPQDFRQISSIIDVDILPETHRRVRLHKHGSDKPLGFYIRDGVSMRVAPQGVEKVPGIFISRLVKGGLAESTGLLAVSDEILEVNGIDVAGKSLDQVTDMMVANSHNLIITVKPANQRNNIIRSSKASGSSGMSTDSTPSQQTPSPASQYLSNYSTAESDEEGDLVIESDSAPHYIPGGCPNGGPVDRHLQRSLSLHSSRGSLQSLGSHNGSPGQEDGTLLAL is encoded by the exons ATGGCCAAGCACCACCGCACGCCGGCGCGCTCTGCCGAGCCGGTCATCGAGGTCAAGAGCAAG TTCGATGCCGAATTTCGCCGCTTCGCCATGAAGCGCTCTGGCGCAGGCAGCTTCCAGGACTTCTACCGCCTGCTGCAGACGGTGCACCAGATCCCACGGGTGGATGTGTTCCTGGGCTACACGGACATCCACGGCGACCTCCTGCCCATCAACAATGATGACAACTACCACAAAGCCCTGTCCTCAGCCAACCCCCTCCTCAGGGTCATCATCCAGAAGAAGG CAGAGTCTGATGCCAGTGTCTTCGCCTCAAACTCCCTGCAGCGGAAGAAGAAGGGGCTGCTGCGCCCCACACACTACCGGGCCAAGCCTCACCTCCTCATCGGCATGCCCCAGGACTTCCGCCAGATCTCCTCCATCATCGACGTGGACATCCTGCCTGAGACCCACCGCCGTGTGCGGCTCCACAAGCATGGCTCCGACAAGCCACTGGGCTTCTACATCCGCGATGGTGTCAGCATGCGAGTGGCTCCGCAGGGTGTCGAGAAGGTTCCTGGCATCTTCATCTCCCGCCTGGTGAAGGGCGGCTTGGCCGAGAGCACGGGGCTGCTGGCGGTGAGCGATGAGATCCTGGAGGTCAACGGCATCGATGTGGCTGGCAAGTCCCTGGACCAGGTGACGGACATGATGGTGGCTAATAGCCACAACCTCATCATCACAGTCAAGCCAGCCAACCAGCGCAACAACATCATCCGCAGCAGCAAGGCCTCGGGCAGCTCAGGCATGTCTACAGACAGCACCCCCAGCCAGCagacccccagcccagcctcgcAGTACCTGAGCAACTACAGCACGGCCGAGAGCGACGAGGAGGGTGACCTGGTTATCGAGAGTGACAGCGCGCCCCACTACAtccctgggggctgccccaATGGGGGCCCTGTGGACAGACACCTCCAGCGGAGCCTGTCCCTGCACAGCTCACGGGGCTCCCTGCAGTCTCTTGGCAGCCACAATGGCAGCCCCGGCCAGGAGGACGGCACCCTCCTCGCCCTATAG